Proteins from a genomic interval of Panthera tigris isolate Pti1 chromosome A2, P.tigris_Pti1_mat1.1, whole genome shotgun sequence:
- the LOC102971335 gene encoding olfactory receptor 2A14-like, with amino-acid sequence MGSNQTWVTEVTLLGFQVYPALEFFLFGLFCLFYTLTLLGNGVILGLICLDSRLHTPMYFFLSHLAIVDMSYASNNVPKMLANLLTQRRTISFVPCIMQTFLYLAFAHAECLILVVMSYDRLVAICNPLHYTVIMSWRVCTVLAITSWVFSFLLALVHLILILRLPFCGPHEINHFFCEILSVLKLACADTWLNQVVIFAACVFILLGPLCLVLVSYTRILFTILRIQSGEGRRKAFSTCSSHLCVVGLFFGSAIVMYMAPKSHHPEEQQKILSLFYSLFNPMLNPLIYSLRNTEVKGALRRMLYKQRHV; translated from the coding sequence ATGGGAAGCAACCAGACATGGGTCACAGAAGTCACCTTGCTGGGATTCCAGGTTTATCCAGCACTggagttttttctctttggacTTTTCTGCCTCTTCTATACCCTCACTCTTCTGGGGAATGGGGTCATCTTAGGGCTTATCTGCTTAGACTCTAGActgcacacccccatgtacttcttcctctcccatctGGCCATCGTTGATATGTCCTATGCTTCCAACAATGTACCCAAGATGCTGGCAAATCTTTTGACTCAGAGAAGAACCATATCCTTTGTTCCTTGCATTATGCAGACTTTTTTGTATCTAGCTTTTGCTCACGCAGAGTGCCTGATTTTGGTCGTGATGTCCTACGATAGGCTTGTGGCGATCTGCAATCCCCTACATTACACTGTCATCATGAGCTGGAGAGTGTGCACAGTCCTGGCCATCACTTCCTGGGTATTTAGCTTCCTCCTGGCCCTCGTCCATTTAATTCTCATCCTGAGGCTGCCCTTCTGTGGACCTCATGAAATCAATCACTTCTTCTGCGAAATCCTATCTGTCCTCAAGCTGGCCTGCGCTGACACCTGGCTCAACCAAGTGGTCATTTTTGCGGCCTGTGTATTTATCTTACTAGGGCCCCTCTGCCTGGTGCTGGTGTCCTACACGCGCATCCTGTTCACCATCCTGAGGATCCAGTCCGGGGAGGGCCGCAGAaaggccttctccacctgctcctcccacctctgcGTGGTGGGGCTCTTCTTTGGAAGCGCCATTGTCATGTACATGGCCCCCAAATCCCACCACCCCGAGGAGCAGCAGAAGATCCTCTCCTTGTTTTACAGCCTTTTCAACCCTATGCTGAACCCACTgatctacagcctgaggaacacAGAGGTCAAGGGTGCCCTGAGGAGAATGCTGTACAAACAGAGGCACGTATGA
- the LOC102954109 gene encoding olfactory receptor 2A2-like has translation MGSNQSWVTEFILVGFQLRAEMEVLLFWIFSLFYIFSLLANGMILGLICLDSRLHTPMYFFLSHLAIIDISYASNNVPKMLANLVNQKRTISFVPCVMQTFLYLGFAATECLILVAMSYDRFVAICHPLQYTVIMSWRLCLVLAVTSWSCGFILALVHAILLLRLPFCGPREVNHLFCEILSVLKLACADTWINQLVILAACMFVLVGPLCLMLISYMCILWAILKIQSGEGRRKAFSTCSSHLCVVGLFFGIAMVVYMVPDSKQREEQEKILSLFHSLFNPMLNPLIYSLRNAQVKASLYRALKKRSM, from the coding sequence ATGGGAAGCAACCAGTCATGGGTCACAGAATTCATCTTGGTGGGATTCCAGCTCCGTGCAGAGATGGAAGTGCTCCTCTTCTGGATCTTCTCCCTGTTCTACATATTTAGCCTGTTGGCAAACGGCATGATCTTGGGACTCATCTGTCTGGACTCGAGACtacacacccccatgtacttcttcctctcccacctggccatCATTGACATTTCCTATGCATCCAATAATGTCCCCAAGATGTTGGCAAACTTAGTGAATCAGAAGAGGACCATCTCCTTTGTTCCATGCGTAATGCAGACATTTTTGTATTTGGGTTTTGCGGCTACGGAGTGCCTGATCTTGGTGGCGATGTCTTATGATAGGTTTGTGGCAATCTGCCACCCCCTCCAGTACACTGTCATCATGAGCTGGAGACTGTGCCTGGTCCTGGCTGTCACTTCCTGGTCATGTGGATTTATTCTGGCTCTGGTACATGCAATTCTCCTTCTACGGTTGCCCTTCTGTGGACCCCGGGAAGTGAATCACCTCTTCTGTGAAATCCTATCTGTCCTCAAGTTGGCCTGTGCTGACACATGGATCAACCAATTGGTTATCCTTGCTGCCTGTATGTTTGTCTTAGTTGGGCCCCTCTGTTTAATGCTAATCTCCTACATGTGCATCCTCTGGGCCATCCTTAAAATCCAGTCTGGGGAAGGCCGCAGAAAGGCCTTCTCCACCTGTTCGTCCCATCTCTGTGTGGTTGGACTCTTCTTTGGCATAGCCATGGTCGTTTATATGGTCCCAGATTCCAAACAAcgagaagagcaagagaaaatatTATCCCTTTTTCATAGTCTTTTTAACCCAATGCTGAACCCTCTCATTTACAGCCTGAGGAACGCTCAGGTAAAGGCTTCTTTGTATAGAGCACTGAAGAAAAGGTCCATGTGA